One region of Rufibacter sp. LB8 genomic DNA includes:
- a CDS encoding DUF6122 family protein, producing MLIDLDHLLADPIVDPNRCSVGFHLLQQYWLVPVYVVLAIVPKTRLIGLGLVIHILLDWLDCYV from the coding sequence ATGCTGATAGACCTTGACCACCTGCTGGCAGACCCTATAGTAGATCCTAACAGATGCAGTGTCGGGTTCCATTTGCTCCAACAGTATTGGTTGGTTCCTGTTTACGTGGTACTGGCAATTGTGCCTAAAACAAGGCTTATTGGCCTAGGCCTTGTAATACATATACTTCTGGATTGGTTAGACTGTTATGTTTAA
- a CDS encoding DUF2231 domain-containing protein, translating into MFDEFPNLHPLVVHFPIVLILLGAGLQALLIFKDWQQLRWVTLVILAGGFLGALAASTIFHAMPEGLSVQAQEVFSEHEKYSSYTLWLSGITFLLRGLGEYLRVYRRPYEILVLGFALLSSLFLSLAGHRGAQLVYVEGVGPKGNLLMKGDHHGGGMPGMGEGSGHEIQDEHTMNSLSNPTTPENAAGTAMPAGHSMEDMTTAEPHKNTGTAIMPGHEMSSIPNSATPPAMPGTDHANMAGMQRQPANSVGKTGTSKMPEMDHSKMTQPIAPKKNEMDHGNMPMPNQSQGTGKTPAMEHGKMPASGKGLSGAMTGMDHGNETMNNMDSMNRGVKTDLNGRPLIDARQPYDNNPAREQNRVKEKQ; encoded by the coding sequence ATGTTTGATGAGTTCCCAAATCTACATCCGCTAGTCGTCCATTTCCCAATTGTGTTGATTCTCTTAGGGGCTGGTTTGCAAGCGTTACTCATCTTCAAAGACTGGCAGCAGTTGCGTTGGGTCACTCTGGTTATCTTGGCCGGAGGGTTTTTAGGCGCTTTGGCCGCCAGTACTATCTTCCATGCGATGCCAGAAGGCCTGTCTGTCCAAGCACAAGAGGTCTTCAGTGAACACGAGAAATACTCTAGTTACACCTTGTGGCTGTCAGGGATTACCTTTCTACTAAGGGGATTAGGGGAATACTTAAGAGTGTACCGCCGCCCCTATGAAATTCTGGTGCTGGGCTTCGCCTTACTTTCCTCCCTCTTCTTATCATTGGCAGGTCACCGGGGGGCTCAACTGGTCTATGTGGAAGGAGTGGGGCCTAAAGGTAATTTATTGATGAAAGGTGACCACCATGGAGGTGGCATGCCGGGCATGGGGGAAGGTTCCGGTCATGAAATCCAGGATGAGCATACCATGAATTCCCTATCTAACCCAACAACCCCAGAAAATGCGGCAGGCACAGCTATGCCCGCTGGTCACTCCATGGAAGACATGACTACTGCTGAACCGCACAAGAATACAGGCACGGCAATCATGCCTGGTCATGAAATGTCATCTATTCCCAATTCAGCCACTCCTCCTGCCATGCCAGGCACGGATCACGCAAACATGGCAGGCATGCAGCGCCAGCCAGCCAACTCAGTAGGCAAGACGGGAACTTCTAAAATGCCGGAGATGGACCACTCCAAGATGACCCAGCCCATAGCCCCTAAAAAGAACGAGATGGATCATGGCAATATGCCTATGCCGAACCAAAGTCAGGGGACAGGTAAAACGCCTGCAATGGAGCACGGTAAAATGCCGGCTTCTGGAAAGGGACTATCTGGCGCTATGACGGGCATGGACCATGGAAATGAAACTATGAACAATATGGATAGCATGAACAGAGGAGTCAAAACCGATCTAAACGGCCGCCCCCTGATTGATGCTAGGCAGCCCTACGATAATAACCCGGCCCGGGAACAAAACAGAGTCAAAGAAAAACAATAG
- a CDS encoding MATE family efflux transporter has product MEGKNEILQKIRDPSLTGKMKLILLLALPAVIENFFQTFIGFVDVYFLSKIGLAEVSAVGATNAILAIYFAVFMAIGVASNIRVANALGANNAERARHIGQQALILAVLFGVLTGVVTLFFARPLLMLMGLEEQVLDIGEIYFRIVAIPSIFMSLMFVLSANLRGAGDTRSPMKVSIIINVIHAALGYALIFGVWGFPEMGVAGAALATVASRLLGTLLLIYYIQHSEKLAFKKSYWQVDWLHQKELASLGSPAAAEVLFMRAGQIVYFGFIVSLGTDVFAAHQIAGNVEVISYMVGYGFATAVTILAGQQIGAAKTDAAATYAKLGSWMALGLMSVLGAFLFFFGDWAGSLFTEDAAVINNIGIALKVSGAFQPFLAVLITLTGAYQAANNTTFPMYLTAVGMWVIRAGLVYFLGIYLGWGLTGVWIAIGIDIIFRAGALTINFIRGNWMKLEKAAEPKTECHPQTTKETMSACVNNY; this is encoded by the coding sequence ATGGAAGGTAAGAACGAGATTCTGCAGAAGATAAGGGATCCATCCCTTACAGGTAAAATGAAACTCATTTTGCTGCTTGCCCTGCCCGCGGTCATAGAGAACTTTTTTCAGACTTTCATCGGGTTTGTGGACGTTTATTTCCTATCTAAAATAGGTTTAGCCGAAGTGTCCGCCGTGGGTGCCACCAATGCCATCCTTGCCATCTACTTTGCTGTTTTCATGGCTATCGGGGTAGCCTCCAATATAAGGGTAGCCAACGCGTTGGGGGCAAACAACGCGGAGAGAGCAAGGCATATAGGCCAGCAGGCGTTAATACTAGCCGTTCTCTTTGGGGTTCTTACAGGAGTTGTGACTTTGTTTTTTGCCCGGCCCCTGCTCATGCTCATGGGCCTTGAGGAACAGGTGCTGGACATAGGCGAGATTTACTTCAGGATCGTGGCCATTCCATCTATCTTCATGTCTCTCATGTTTGTGCTTAGCGCAAACCTCAGAGGGGCCGGAGATACCCGCTCTCCCATGAAAGTGAGTATCATCATCAATGTCATACACGCCGCCTTAGGGTATGCGCTAATCTTTGGGGTCTGGGGTTTCCCAGAAATGGGGGTGGCCGGCGCGGCGTTGGCGACAGTGGCCTCACGCCTGTTAGGCACCCTTCTGCTTATCTACTATATCCAACACTCAGAGAAGTTAGCCTTCAAGAAGAGTTACTGGCAGGTTGACTGGTTACATCAGAAAGAGCTTGCCTCCTTGGGAAGTCCTGCGGCAGCTGAGGTACTTTTCATGCGGGCGGGGCAGATTGTCTATTTCGGTTTCATAGTATCCTTGGGGACCGACGTGTTCGCCGCCCATCAGATTGCCGGCAATGTGGAGGTGATATCTTATATGGTGGGGTATGGTTTCGCCACGGCCGTTACCATCTTGGCCGGGCAACAGATAGGCGCCGCAAAGACAGACGCGGCCGCCACGTATGCCAAGCTCGGCTCTTGGATGGCCCTAGGCTTAATGAGCGTCCTAGGGGCCTTCCTGTTTTTCTTTGGGGATTGGGCCGGCAGTTTATTCACCGAAGATGCCGCAGTGATCAATAACATTGGCATTGCGCTGAAGGTGTCTGGAGCCTTCCAGCCTTTCCTTGCGGTACTTATAACCCTGACAGGGGCCTACCAGGCAGCCAACAATACCACCTTTCCTATGTACCTTACAGCAGTGGGCATGTGGGTGATAAGGGCAGGCCTTGTTTATTTCCTTGGCATTTACCTTGGCTGGGGACTTACTGGGGTCTGGATAGCCATTGGCATCGATATTATCTTCCGGGCGGGTGCTCTGACCATTAACTTCATTAGGGGAAACTGGATGAAGCTGGAAAAAGCGGCAGAGCCGAAAACAGAATGCCACCCGCAAACCACCAAGGAAACAATGTCAGCATGTGTGAACAACTATTAA
- a CDS encoding DUF305 domain-containing protein, giving the protein MKMFEMLQKFISPKVSGLIKVLSIGVLLSLSACDEEDEGLKIQPHDENKMMSIMHAMMDKMHTMQMNEDPDIVFARMMIMHHQGAINMSDEVLTSGDNAAIKAIATKIKTDQQKEIQDLQSFINSYQPDQSPDSKFNMELMDSMEKSDRQSDLQVITGDTDHDFAQLMIVHHQSAIENARAVQEHGTSTFIKNMAHMMVDAQMMEIKELQTWLLANSNMSGGH; this is encoded by the coding sequence ATGAAAATGTTTGAAATGCTTCAAAAATTTATTTCCCCTAAAGTGTCAGGGCTAATAAAAGTATTATCAATAGGGGTATTACTTTCTTTAAGTGCTTGCGATGAAGAAGATGAAGGTCTGAAAATCCAACCACATGATGAGAATAAGATGATGAGCATCATGCATGCCATGATGGATAAAATGCATACAATGCAGATGAATGAGGATCCCGACATCGTTTTCGCTAGAATGATGATCATGCACCACCAAGGAGCCATCAATATGTCCGATGAAGTTCTAACATCTGGGGATAATGCAGCCATAAAAGCGATAGCCACAAAAATTAAAACCGATCAGCAAAAAGAGATACAGGATTTACAGTCCTTTATCAACTCATATCAACCTGATCAATCACCTGATAGCAAATTCAACATGGAGTTGATGGACTCGATGGAGAAATCTGACCGGCAGAGCGATCTCCAAGTCATAACAGGTGATACCGATCATGATTTTGCACAATTAATGATTGTGCATCACCAATCTGCAATTGAGAACGCTAGAGCCGTGCAAGAACATGGTACTAGCACTTTTATCAAGAACATGGCCCATATGATGGTTGATGCACAGATGATGGAGATTAAAGAATTACAGACTTGGCTTTTAGCTAATTCTAACATGAGTGGAGGTCACTAA
- a CDS encoding DUF6503 family protein, with the protein MPVSIEPKSKAQEVVDLSIKAHGGTLVDKTLVSFTFRERQYTAFRNNGIYRYTRAFKDSTGHVKDVLQNDGFYREVNGKRIELPEDKKLAYSNSINSVIYFAFLPFGLNDASVQKQYLGQAMVKNVLFHKIKVTFNQEGGGTDFEDEFVYWVHPQTYKLGYLAYSFKVSGGGLRFREAYNEREINGVLFQDYSNYEPLSDTTTLEHLDHAFFTGGLKKLLDINLENITVKINK; encoded by the coding sequence ATGCCTGTTTCAATAGAACCTAAAAGCAAAGCCCAGGAAGTGGTAGACTTGTCTATAAAAGCCCACGGCGGCACGTTGGTTGATAAAACTTTGGTTAGTTTCACCTTTAGGGAAAGACAGTACACAGCTTTTAGAAACAATGGTATCTATCGGTATACAAGAGCGTTCAAAGATTCTACTGGCCATGTGAAGGACGTGCTGCAGAACGACGGCTTTTACCGTGAGGTGAACGGAAAGAGGATTGAGCTGCCGGAGGACAAGAAACTGGCCTATTCAAACTCTATCAACTCTGTTATTTATTTTGCCTTTTTGCCTTTTGGCCTGAACGATGCCTCTGTCCAAAAACAGTACTTGGGTCAGGCTATGGTGAAAAACGTTCTGTTCCATAAAATAAAGGTTACGTTCAACCAAGAAGGCGGAGGAACTGATTTTGAAGATGAGTTTGTGTATTGGGTACACCCGCAAACCTATAAATTAGGCTATCTGGCCTATAGCTTTAAAGTGAGTGGAGGGGGCCTGCGGTTTAGGGAAGCTTATAACGAAAGGGAAATAAACGGCGTGCTGTTTCAGGATTATAGTAATTATGAACCGCTGTCTGACACCACCACTCTGGAACACCTGGACCATGCATTTTTTACCGGGGGCCTCAAAAAGCTTTTAGACATCAACTTGGAGAATATTACAGTAAAAATTAACAAGTAA
- a CDS encoding PepSY domain-containing protein yields MNRKTHLFIRRSHRYLGLFLGLQFMLWTMGGLYFSWNDMDEIHGDHNWKAPQNLKADLIVVSPTQVIAQLPAADSIKSIRLIEVFGKPHYQVQYFMAAAEKVTVKTQLAIASTGSLRAALSRQEAVQLAMNAFSEPTQVSKVEYLTEKFVNGHHEYRGSPLPAWAVTMKHPSQTTVYVAAELGEVMKFRNNKWRIFDFLWMLHTMDYQGRDNIGNVLLRIFSIAGMVTILSGFALFYVSSGFRRKKKSLA; encoded by the coding sequence ATGAACCGTAAAACCCACCTTTTTATCCGGAGGTCTCACCGTTATCTAGGGCTGTTCCTTGGTCTCCAATTTATGCTCTGGACAATGGGCGGGCTTTATTTTTCTTGGAATGACATGGATGAAATCCATGGCGACCATAACTGGAAAGCACCCCAGAATTTAAAAGCCGACCTGATAGTTGTCTCACCCACCCAAGTTATAGCTCAATTACCTGCGGCAGATTCTATTAAATCTATTCGCTTAATAGAGGTTTTTGGCAAACCTCACTATCAGGTACAATATTTTATGGCTGCGGCTGAAAAAGTAACGGTGAAAACTCAATTGGCTATTGCTTCCACCGGTAGCCTGCGTGCTGCGCTCTCCCGTCAGGAGGCTGTTCAGTTAGCCATGAATGCCTTTTCGGAGCCAACTCAAGTTTCAAAGGTGGAGTACCTTACGGAAAAATTCGTTAATGGCCACCATGAATACCGTGGGAGCCCGTTGCCTGCCTGGGCGGTTACCATGAAGCATCCTTCCCAGACAACGGTATATGTGGCGGCGGAGCTAGGAGAAGTCATGAAGTTCCGCAATAATAAATGGCGAATTTTCGATTTCCTCTGGATGCTACACACCATGGATTACCAAGGCCGAGACAACATCGGCAACGTCTTACTGCGTATTTTCTCTATTGCCGGAATGGTTACCATCCTTTCTGGCTTTGCCTTGTTCTATGTTTCTTCTGGTTTTAGGAGAAAAAAGAAATCCTTAGCGTAA
- a CDS encoding AraC family transcriptional regulator, with product MEQQTSLLVENILYIKNVVCPRCIRIIWEQLTLLGIPVVQVSLGQAELSRPLLAVEKETLKSALEEYGFSLLEDRKSRLVEQVKNLLIDVIYYRHGKVTCNYSTYLSNSLGKNYGTISHAFSSEESTTIEKYAILLRVEYIKAQLEYDELSLSEIATRLQYSSLSHLSKQFKGVTGITPSEYKKVLPKSRRPLNMLI from the coding sequence ATGGAGCAGCAAACTAGTCTATTAGTAGAAAACATTCTGTATATAAAGAATGTCGTCTGCCCTCGTTGCATACGAATAATCTGGGAGCAGTTGACGCTTCTTGGGATTCCAGTGGTGCAGGTTTCACTGGGACAGGCAGAACTTAGCCGCCCGCTGCTAGCGGTAGAGAAAGAAACGCTTAAATCGGCTTTGGAAGAGTATGGCTTCAGCCTGCTGGAGGACAGGAAGTCCCGACTGGTGGAGCAGGTAAAAAACCTCTTAATTGACGTAATCTATTACCGCCACGGCAAGGTTACCTGCAACTATTCCACCTATTTGTCCAATTCGTTAGGTAAGAACTATGGAACGATAAGTCATGCCTTCTCATCCGAGGAAAGCACAACCATCGAGAAGTACGCTATTCTCCTGAGAGTGGAGTATATTAAAGCTCAGCTAGAATACGACGAACTGTCGTTGAGCGAAATCGCAACTCGCCTACAATACAGTAGCCTAAGCCATTTGTCCAAACAGTTTAAAGGGGTTACAGGGATCACGCCCTCTGAATATAAGAAAGTGCTTCCGAAATCCCGAAGGCCACTAAATATGTTGATATAA
- a CDS encoding AraC family transcriptional regulator, with the protein MKINFIASDQRKETLTEEVFYIKNMVCSICIRVIQEKLIFLALPVQEVELGWVRFKKILEPEELNRVGQALGEEGFEIILSNKSKIVEQIKELIGQTLYPNESPKGLKYSEYLSKSIGRDYSFLSHTFSALENLTIEKYVICQKADRAKELLCNESLALNQIASLLAYSSVGHFSLQFKKVTGSSPSIYRKLKKE; encoded by the coding sequence ATGAAAATCAATTTCATTGCATCTGACCAAAGAAAAGAGACTCTAACCGAGGAAGTTTTTTACATAAAAAATATGGTTTGTTCCATCTGTATCAGGGTAATACAGGAAAAATTAATCTTCCTTGCTTTACCAGTACAAGAAGTCGAACTGGGGTGGGTGAGGTTTAAAAAGATATTGGAACCAGAGGAGTTGAATAGAGTGGGCCAAGCTCTTGGGGAGGAGGGCTTTGAGATAATCTTATCCAATAAATCTAAGATTGTTGAACAGATAAAGGAGCTTATAGGACAGACCCTTTATCCGAATGAAAGCCCTAAAGGCCTGAAGTATTCGGAGTACCTCTCCAAAAGCATTGGAAGGGACTATAGCTTTCTAAGTCATACGTTTTCTGCTCTAGAGAATCTTACCATTGAAAAATATGTTATCTGCCAAAAGGCAGATCGCGCAAAAGAGCTACTCTGTAATGAAAGCCTTGCCTTGAATCAAATTGCCAGCCTGTTGGCTTATAGCAGTGTCGGGCACTTTTCCCTCCAGTTTAAAAAGGTAACTGGAAGTTCTCCTTCCATTTACCGAAAGCTGAAGAAAGAATAG
- a CDS encoding multicopper oxidase domain-containing protein, translating to MANFTGKARMAIAVNGSIPAPTLTFNQGDTAIIRVHNKMKMETSVHWHGLLLPNEEDGVPYLNTAPILPGQTHTFTFPLIQSGTYWYHSHTGVQEQAGLYGSIVIKRPEEPPMKEYVLLLSDWTDENPHQVLRYLKRGAEWYSIRKGALQSYGEAIAAGYFKDKVNQEWKRMTPMDVADVYYDKFLVNGKEKDIYKDVQPGEKVKLRIINGASSSYFTTQFAGGPMQVVAADGINVMPVVVDKLELATAETYDVIVQIPAGGAYEFRATSWDVTGFSSVFLGDGPEVKAPTVPRLDYFAMMREMNQMMGSMDMSGGGMNMGNMKDMKNMQMGGDNHQDMGQPKKQPDAGTTGNQHDMGNMQGMQNNSAHGEMPGMFMPLGGEGILLTYDMLRSINPSTLDSTRKVREVKLTLTGNMLRYVWSFDNKTLSEADDILIRRGENVRFVMTNTTMMRHPMHLHGHFFRFVNAQGQYSPMKHTFDIKPMETVTIEFYANEEKDWFFHCHNLYHMMTGMARVVSYEGDPKNEFGKTGYKELKKEDKQLYSWFDLVPHTQGIWGNYTLSGNKYALEMEARASYKGDFEVENHVLRYIGNQQYLAAFIGFDYRNNKNLEELGEDGVRETNTKDNRRVFDAGFYYLLPMLVRSEWRIDHTGKLRLQLERRDLPLSNNFFADLRVNSDKEYEIGFRYMFSRFLSLSTNYDSDYGWGAGLTLHY from the coding sequence ATGGCAAACTTTACCGGCAAAGCCCGGATGGCCATTGCGGTTAACGGTTCTATCCCGGCACCTACCCTTACCTTTAACCAAGGGGATACGGCCATTATCCGAGTGCATAATAAAATGAAAATGGAAACCTCGGTTCACTGGCATGGTCTGCTGTTGCCGAACGAGGAAGACGGCGTTCCGTACTTAAATACTGCCCCTATCTTACCTGGCCAAACCCACACGTTTACTTTTCCACTTATTCAGAGCGGCACGTACTGGTACCACTCGCATACCGGCGTGCAGGAACAAGCCGGTTTATACGGCTCCATTGTTATCAAGCGCCCGGAAGAGCCGCCGATGAAAGAATATGTCCTTCTATTATCTGATTGGACTGATGAAAATCCGCACCAGGTGTTGCGGTACTTAAAGCGAGGGGCAGAATGGTACTCTATCCGGAAGGGGGCATTGCAAAGCTACGGCGAAGCAATTGCCGCGGGCTACTTCAAAGACAAGGTAAACCAAGAATGGAAACGCATGACTCCCATGGATGTGGCCGATGTTTACTATGATAAATTCTTGGTTAACGGGAAAGAGAAAGACATTTACAAAGATGTGCAGCCAGGGGAGAAAGTGAAACTACGGATCATCAATGGCGCTTCTTCTTCTTATTTTACCACTCAGTTTGCCGGTGGCCCAATGCAGGTAGTGGCAGCCGACGGTATAAACGTGATGCCGGTAGTAGTGGACAAGCTGGAGCTGGCTACAGCAGAAACGTACGATGTGATTGTTCAGATACCGGCGGGCGGTGCTTATGAGTTCCGAGCTACTTCTTGGGATGTTACCGGCTTTAGCTCCGTTTTTTTGGGTGATGGGCCCGAGGTGAAGGCCCCAACAGTTCCTCGTCTGGATTATTTTGCCATGATGCGGGAGATGAACCAGATGATGGGCAGCATGGACATGAGCGGGGGCGGCATGAATATGGGGAATATGAAGGACATGAAAAACATGCAAATGGGCGGGGATAACCACCAGGACATGGGCCAGCCTAAAAAACAACCAGATGCCGGCACAACAGGCAACCAGCATGACATGGGGAATATGCAGGGCATGCAGAATAATTCTGCCCACGGAGAAATGCCCGGCATGTTCATGCCCCTAGGCGGGGAGGGTATCCTGCTCACCTATGATATGTTACGCAGTATCAACCCAAGTACGCTAGACTCCACCAGGAAAGTCCGGGAGGTAAAACTAACTTTAACGGGCAATATGCTGCGCTACGTCTGGTCCTTTGATAACAAAACCTTATCCGAGGCCGATGACATCTTGATTCGGAGGGGGGAGAATGTACGTTTTGTAATGACCAACACCACTATGATGCGGCACCCGATGCACCTGCATGGGCATTTTTTCCGATTTGTAAATGCACAAGGCCAGTATTCGCCCATGAAGCATACTTTTGACATCAAACCAATGGAGACCGTTACCATCGAATTTTATGCCAATGAAGAGAAAGATTGGTTTTTCCATTGCCATAACCTGTACCACATGATGACCGGTATGGCCCGCGTGGTAAGTTATGAGGGAGACCCTAAAAACGAGTTTGGTAAAACCGGCTATAAGGAGCTTAAAAAAGAAGACAAGCAATTGTATTCCTGGTTTGACCTGGTGCCGCATACCCAGGGCATCTGGGGCAATTATACGCTTTCCGGCAATAAGTACGCACTGGAGATGGAGGCAAGAGCCTCTTACAAGGGTGATTTCGAGGTAGAGAACCATGTCCTGCGGTACATTGGCAATCAACAATACCTTGCTGCTTTCATAGGCTTCGATTACCGGAACAACAAAAACTTGGAGGAGCTTGGGGAAGATGGCGTTAGGGAAACAAACACTAAAGATAACCGCCGCGTCTTCGATGCCGGGTTTTACTACTTGCTTCCTATGTTGGTTCGTTCTGAATGGAGAATTGACCATACGGGAAAACTCCGGCTGCAACTGGAGCGCAGGGATCTGCCTTTGAGTAATAATTTCTTTGCCGACTTACGGGTAAACAGTGACAAAGAATACGAAATAGGTTTCCGGTATATGTTCAGCCGCTTTCTTTCTCTAAGCACTAACTATGACAGTGACTATGGCTGGGGAGCTGGCCTGACTTTGCACTATTAA
- a CDS encoding heavy-metal-associated domain-containing protein has product MEIIKFKTNISNQSDVTNVAPYLEKIEGISNWQVDTETEENVLSVSGKDLNPQAIENALQEAGFQAEILRVVGLSGDEL; this is encoded by the coding sequence ATGGAAATCATAAAATTCAAAACAAACATTAGTAATCAAAGCGATGTAACGAACGTTGCTCCCTATCTGGAAAAAATCGAAGGTATATCCAACTGGCAAGTAGATACAGAGACGGAGGAAAATGTGCTGAGTGTTTCCGGCAAGGATTTAAATCCCCAGGCCATAGAGAATGCCCTTCAGGAAGCAGGCTTCCAAGCAGAGATACTAAGGGTAGTGGGCCTGAGCGGGGATGAACTGTAA
- a CDS encoding DUF2911 domain-containing protein: MKTTYLKMLAGALAVVTVVGCNNASERKDETQANQTMQPAEHAAPPASTESQPDTIRKSIPSETAGKIGEANLKINYHSPGVKGRVIWGGLVPYDQVWVTGAHRATTLETDKNLTIGGKKLGAGKYALFTIPGKENWTVIINKNWEQHLADDYAQQEDVVRVQVTPQTLQSPQERLKYDIKGGPGNTGTIDISWADLLVSVPVKS; encoded by the coding sequence ATGAAAACAACGTACTTAAAAATGCTGGCTGGCGCTTTGGCGGTTGTTACAGTTGTAGGCTGTAACAATGCCAGCGAACGCAAAGATGAAACCCAGGCCAACCAGACGATGCAGCCAGCTGAACATGCAGCCCCCCCTGCCTCTACGGAGTCTCAGCCAGACACTATCAGGAAAAGTATTCCGTCTGAAACTGCCGGTAAAATAGGCGAGGCTAATCTGAAAATAAACTACCATTCGCCGGGGGTAAAGGGGCGGGTAATCTGGGGCGGTCTGGTTCCGTATGACCAGGTTTGGGTAACGGGTGCGCACCGGGCCACCACTCTGGAAACAGATAAAAACCTGACTATTGGCGGCAAAAAACTGGGCGCCGGTAAATATGCCTTGTTCACCATTCCTGGCAAAGAAAACTGGACAGTTATCATTAATAAAAATTGGGAACAGCACTTAGCGGATGACTATGCCCAGCAGGAGGATGTAGTGCGGGTGCAGGTGACACCCCAAACCTTGCAAAGCCCTCAGGAGAGATTAAAGTATGATATTAAGGGTGGCCCTGGTAATACCGGTACCATAGATATTTCATGGGCAGATTTGTTGGTTTCTGTGCCAGTGAAAAGTTAA
- a CDS encoding DUF4440 domain-containing protein — MKKCLYSVFLLLSFLVSASQVYSQAADTREAEAAKKVLRSYKEAIEALNGTKASALFANNSQIYESGGVEGTFTHYLEHHLGPEFKAFKSFTYSDYKSEVMVDGLYAFATETYTYTIILAKDGSTIKRKGVATSTLKKIDGSWRILFHHSSSRNSK, encoded by the coding sequence ATGAAAAAGTGTCTTTATAGTGTGTTTTTGTTATTGTCATTTCTAGTCTCAGCAAGTCAGGTGTACAGTCAAGCAGCTGACACCCGTGAAGCCGAAGCGGCTAAAAAAGTCTTGCGTTCCTACAAGGAGGCCATTGAGGCGTTGAATGGCACCAAGGCATCTGCCTTATTTGCCAATAACTCCCAGATATATGAATCGGGCGGGGTGGAAGGTACATTTACACATTATCTTGAACATCATCTGGGTCCTGAATTTAAAGCATTCAAATCCTTTACATATAGTGATTACAAATCGGAGGTAATGGTAGACGGCCTTTACGCATTCGCAACCGAGACCTATACTTATACCATAATATTGGCAAAGGACGGTAGCACTATTAAAAGAAAGGGAGTAGCGACATCCACGCTGAAAAAGATTGATGGAAGCTGGCGTATCCTTTTTCATCATAGTTCTTCCCGGAACTCAAAATAA
- a CDS encoding DUF3347 domain-containing protein yields the protein MKKKILFLTVLATSLLQAKAQSHHKEVAGNNKIESRAKKGKEAIKPFQRQLTTLFSTSMTLTDALVSSDVPKAQAATALLTERLAIADSELAKGQIKSGDWAEHRKTMQTALEQISCSKDLGTQRKHFAQFSEALSQSIKIFGLGGATAYLQSCPMALGKGAIWLSTSKEISNPYFGDRMLTCGANKEILH from the coding sequence ATGAAAAAAAAGATTCTTTTTCTTACAGTACTGGCAACTTCTTTACTTCAGGCAAAGGCGCAATCACACCACAAAGAGGTGGCTGGGAACAATAAAATTGAAAGCCGAGCAAAAAAGGGCAAGGAGGCTATCAAGCCTTTTCAGCGCCAGTTGACCACTCTCTTCAGTACTAGCATGACCCTTACCGATGCCCTTGTTTCTTCTGATGTGCCAAAAGCCCAAGCAGCCACAGCATTGTTGACAGAGAGGCTGGCTATCGCTGATTCAGAATTGGCTAAAGGGCAGATAAAAAGTGGCGATTGGGCAGAACACCGGAAGACGATGCAAACGGCTCTGGAACAGATCAGTTGCAGCAAAGACTTAGGTACCCAGCGCAAACATTTTGCCCAATTCAGCGAGGCTTTATCACAAAGTATCAAAATATTTGGATTAGGTGGGGCTACGGCCTATTTGCAAAGCTGCCCGATGGCCTTGGGGAAAGGAGCCATCTGGCTTAGCACCTCAAAAGAAATCAGCAACCCCTACTTCGGAGACAGGATGCTTACCTGTGGTGCCAACAAAGAAATCCTTCACTAA